Proteins encoded in a region of the Populus nigra chromosome 3, ddPopNigr1.1, whole genome shotgun sequence genome:
- the LOC133687882 gene encoding protein Brevis radix-like 4: MLTCIARSKQPGDDSLSQADDDSAATTANHHPSAAKQQQQQQQAIKSLTSQLKDMALKASGAYRHCNPCTAPNTTTQSRLRSNSTESDAESEKFRWSLRRTGSSSSTTPRTWGKEMEARLKGISSSSGEGTPNSVNGSGRRVDPPIVFVEEKEPKEWVAQVEPGVLITFVSLPRGGNDLKRIRFSRDMFNKWQAQRWWAENYDRIMELYNVQRFNRQAFPLPTPPRSEDESSKMESAEDSPVTPPLNRERLPRNLYRPTGMGMGYSSSDSLDHHPLQARHYCDSIGFTSTPKLSSISGAKTETSSMDASIRSSSSREADRSGELSISNASDMETEWVEQDEPGVYITIRALPGGKRELRRVRFSRERFGEMHARVWWEENRARIHEQYL; the protein is encoded by the exons ATGCTGACGTGTATAGCTCGTTCTAAACAACCCGGTGATGACTCACTGAGTCAAGCCGATGACGACTCAGCCGCCACCACCGCCAATCATCATCCCTCCGCTgccaaacaacaacaacaacaacaacaagccATCAAATCCCTAACTTCTCAG tTGAAGGACATGGCATTAAAGGCATCAGGTGCATACCGCCACTGCAACCCATGCACGGCGCCAAACACAACTACTCAGAGTCGACTCAGGAGCAACTCGACTGAGTCAGACGCCGAGTCAGAGAAATTCAGGTGGTCGCTGCGGCGGACGGGAAGCTCGAGCTCGACGACACCGCGTACGTGGGGAAAGGAGATGGAGGCGAGGCTGAAAGGAATATCGAGCTCCAGTGGCGAAGGGACTCCGAATTCGGTAAATGGTAGTGGGCGTCGGGTCGACCCGCCAATAGTATTCGTTGAAGAAAAGGAACCTAAAGAATGGGTGGCCCAAGTGGAGCCCGGTGTTCTCATCACATTCGTTTCGCTTCCAAGGGGAGGGAATGATCTCAAGCGGATACGCTTCAG TCGAGACATGTTTAACAAGTGGCAAGCTCAAAGATGGTGGGCAGAGAACTATGACAGGATCATGGAGCTTTACAATGTCCAGAGGTTTAACCGCCAAGCTTTCCCACTACCGACACCCCCAAGATCCGAGGATGAG AGCTCAAAGATGGAATCTGCAGAAGACAGCCCGGTAACACCTCCACTGAATAGAGAACGGCTACCCCGTAACTTGTACCGTCCAACAGGGATGGGAATGGGCTACTCGTCCTCAGATTCACTTGACCATCATCCATTGCAGGCCCGTCATTACTGTGATTCTATTGGTTTCACCTCCACCCCAAAACTCTCCAGCATCAGTGGAGCTAAGACAGAAACATCATCAATGGATGCATCTATAAGAAGTAGCTCATCGAGGGAGGCTGATCGCTCAGGAGAGCTTTCCATCAGCAATGCCAGTGATATGGAGACTGAATGGGTCGAGCAGGATGAACCAGGTGTTTACATCACTATCAGAGCCTTGCCAGGTGGAAAAAGAGAGCTCAGACGAGTGAGATTCAG CCGAGAAAGATTCGGGGAGATGCATGCCAGAGTGTGGTGGGAAGAGAACCGAGCCAGGATACATGAACAATACTTGTAA